One genomic segment of Vibrio fluvialis includes these proteins:
- the cas3f gene encoding type I-F CRISPR-associated helicase Cas3f, with the protein MMVTFVSQCEKNALKKTRRVLDAFANRIGDNTWQTLITEEGLLTVKKMLRQTASRSTAVSCHWIRSRSRSQFLWVVGNKKKFNAEGYVPVNSTEKDLLNSEFENDWKYLPLIKAITGMAALLHDWGKASLLFQEKLNPEIKNKHKGDPLRHEWISCLLFQQWISNQNHERLDEVWLNSLIDKGIDETCFNTNVLQKEKALAELPTATALIAWLIVSHHRLPLPKEKDLCDRQREVDNSSLSDLLARITPAWGYENRFDEYNALLPKCFEFPLGLLSNSSIWLAELKRRAKDLLHHLPLLDQAINDGSWRGILHHARLCLMLGDHYYSSQPNDHQWKTSIDLYANTDPSTKARKQKLDEHLVNVAKVAVNTVKLLPFFETEPLKATELGELAPKANTPKAFRWQDKAVRKINEWREHTEDKSQGYFVVNMASTGCGKTIANAKIMQALSEEGESLRFILALGLRILTLQTGDEYKERLKLQESDLAVLIGSKAISELHKSGKAVEKDDIEPEQADAGSESLESLQDENDVLDWQGVLPEEELTTVLTKEKDRKLLYAPVLVCTIDHIMAATETKRGGRYILPCLRLMSSDLVIDEIDDFTGDDLIAIGRLVHLAGMLGRKVMISSATIPPDLALGLYNAYRQGWKVFAASRDRVSTVNCVYVDEFSADVQMVGCDDADLAAYEAFQQRFVSKRVDKLKQQVAKRKADIIPCIKQNDQPLEQQYFEIVKQAILAKHQHHNTLEPESQSRVSFGVVRVANIQPCVELTQYLLSCDWPADTEVRCMAYHSQQVLLLRHEQEKHLDEVLKRKEKTGELPEAFAHPVIRDHLTTCQAKNLIFILVATPVEEVGRDHDFDWAVIEPSSFRSIIQMAGRVRRHRDGEIQEPNIGLLQYNVKGFRGGAERVFNHPGYETDSTTQLATHDLSELVDEKSLLQAVNAIVRIQKRAVLEPRNNLADLEHFATAKTLGPDQIGKPQQANTSRQDRYSRNRRNSAPQSCWHEHLHGHIHGYWWLTALPQYFKRFRKSEPTVQIYLVKKARSIGFCLPDEEMPSIDEVLNIKHLLLPPMQQQKLWLQRDYSELVSLYSASAEQELATSVRYGEISFVYREGNQQYSYNDQLGLVKVK; encoded by the coding sequence ATGATGGTCACCTTTGTCAGTCAATGCGAGAAAAACGCCCTCAAGAAAACCCGCCGTGTACTCGATGCCTTCGCCAACCGCATTGGTGATAACACTTGGCAAACCCTCATCACCGAAGAAGGGTTACTCACGGTGAAAAAAATGCTTCGCCAAACCGCCAGCCGCAGCACTGCGGTGAGTTGCCACTGGATCCGCTCCCGTTCGCGCAGCCAGTTTTTGTGGGTGGTGGGGAACAAGAAGAAATTTAATGCAGAGGGATATGTGCCAGTAAACAGTACAGAGAAAGACCTGTTGAACAGTGAATTTGAAAATGATTGGAAATATTTACCCCTGATTAAAGCGATAACCGGAATGGCCGCTTTGCTGCACGATTGGGGTAAAGCCTCTTTACTTTTTCAGGAAAAGTTAAATCCAGAAATTAAAAACAAGCATAAAGGTGACCCGCTACGCCATGAGTGGATATCTTGTTTGCTGTTTCAACAATGGATCTCTAATCAAAATCATGAACGTCTTGATGAGGTTTGGCTAAATTCATTGATTGATAAAGGCATTGATGAAACTTGCTTTAACACCAACGTGTTACAAAAAGAGAAGGCACTTGCCGAATTACCGACAGCGACGGCTTTGATCGCTTGGCTGATCGTTTCTCATCACCGCCTGCCTCTACCCAAAGAGAAAGACTTGTGTGATAGACAACGAGAAGTCGATAACTCGTCGCTTTCGGACTTACTTGCCAGAATTACCCCGGCATGGGGTTATGAAAACCGCTTTGATGAGTACAACGCACTGCTGCCGAAATGTTTTGAATTTCCGTTGGGGCTGCTTTCTAATTCCTCGATTTGGCTTGCCGAACTTAAACGTCGTGCCAAGGATCTATTGCATCATCTACCTTTACTCGATCAGGCAATCAATGATGGTAGTTGGCGAGGGATTCTACACCATGCTCGGTTGTGCCTGATGTTAGGTGACCACTATTACTCTTCACAGCCTAATGATCATCAATGGAAAACGTCGATAGATCTGTATGCCAACACCGATCCCAGCACCAAAGCACGTAAACAAAAGCTGGATGAGCACTTAGTGAATGTCGCTAAAGTCGCGGTGAACACAGTGAAGTTATTGCCGTTTTTTGAAACCGAACCGCTCAAAGCCACCGAGCTTGGCGAGCTGGCACCTAAGGCCAACACGCCTAAAGCATTCCGTTGGCAAGACAAAGCGGTACGCAAAATCAATGAGTGGCGTGAACACACGGAAGATAAAAGCCAAGGCTATTTTGTGGTGAACATGGCCAGTACCGGTTGTGGCAAAACCATCGCCAACGCCAAAATTATGCAGGCGTTATCTGAAGAGGGTGAAAGCCTACGATTTATCTTGGCACTGGGTTTGCGCATACTCACTTTGCAAACCGGAGACGAATATAAGGAAAGACTCAAACTGCAAGAGAGCGATTTAGCAGTACTGATTGGCTCTAAAGCCATTTCGGAGTTGCATAAATCGGGTAAGGCGGTTGAAAAAGACGACATTGAACCTGAACAAGCGGATGCTGGTTCTGAGTCTTTGGAGAGTCTTCAAGATGAAAACGATGTTCTGGATTGGCAAGGTGTGCTGCCTGAAGAAGAACTCACGACCGTTTTAACCAAAGAAAAAGACCGAAAACTTCTGTATGCCCCAGTACTGGTTTGCACCATCGATCACATCATGGCCGCGACTGAAACCAAGCGTGGTGGACGCTATATTCTGCCCTGTTTACGTTTAATGTCATCAGACTTGGTGATTGATGAAATTGACGACTTTACCGGCGACGATCTGATTGCGATTGGCCGATTAGTGCATTTGGCAGGCATGCTGGGGCGCAAAGTGATGATTTCCTCGGCCACCATACCGCCGGATTTAGCATTGGGTTTATACAATGCCTATCGTCAAGGATGGAAAGTCTTTGCTGCCAGCCGTGATCGGGTCAGCACTGTTAATTGTGTTTATGTCGATGAATTTAGCGCCGATGTTCAGATGGTGGGCTGCGATGATGCTGATTTAGCTGCTTATGAGGCTTTCCAGCAACGCTTTGTGTCTAAACGCGTAGATAAGCTAAAACAGCAGGTCGCGAAGAGAAAGGCCGATATCATTCCATGTATTAAACAAAACGATCAGCCGCTAGAACAACAGTATTTCGAGATAGTCAAACAAGCTATTTTGGCTAAACACCAGCACCACAACACCTTAGAGCCAGAAAGCCAAAGCAGGGTGTCGTTTGGTGTGGTTCGGGTGGCCAATATTCAACCTTGCGTCGAATTAACCCAATATCTACTCAGTTGTGATTGGCCAGCCGATACCGAGGTGCGCTGCATGGCTTATCACAGCCAGCAGGTGCTGTTGCTGCGCCATGAGCAAGAAAAGCATTTGGATGAAGTACTCAAGCGCAAAGAGAAAACGGGAGAATTACCCGAAGCGTTTGCTCATCCCGTTATTCGTGATCACCTAACGACTTGCCAAGCGAAAAACCTGATTTTTATTTTGGTTGCCACCCCAGTTGAAGAAGTGGGGCGTGATCATGACTTTGACTGGGCGGTGATTGAACCCTCATCTTTTCGTTCGATTATTCAAATGGCAGGTCGGGTGCGCAGGCATCGCGATGGCGAGATTCAGGAGCCCAATATTGGCTTGTTGCAATACAACGTCAAAGGCTTCAGGGGCGGCGCTGAGCGAGTATTTAATCATCCCGGTTATGAAACAGACAGCACCACCCAGCTCGCCACTCATGATTTATCTGAGTTGGTGGATGAAAAGTCGCTACTGCAAGCGGTTAATGCCATTGTCCGTATTCAAAAGCGAGCCGTGCTAGAACCGCGCAACAACTTAGCGGATTTAGAGCACTTTGCCACCGCGAAAACCCTTGGCCCCGATCAAATTGGCAAACCACAGCAAGCCAATACTAGTCGTCAGGATAGATACAGCCGTAATCGTCGCAACAGTGCGCCGCAGTCATGTTGGCACGAGCATCTGCATGGTCATATTCACGGCTACTGGTGGCTTACCGCACTGCCGCAATACTTCAAACGCTTTCGTAAAAGTGAACCTACAGTGCAAATCTATTTAGTCAAAAAAGCGCGTAGTATCGGGTTTTGTTTGCCTGACGAGGAGATGCCTTCAATCGATGAAGTGTTAAATATTAAACACCTGCTGCTTCCACCAATGCAGCAACAGAAGCTCTGGCTACAGCGTGATTACAGCGAGCTAGTCAGTTTATACAGCGCTAGCGCTGAGCAGGAGTTAGCCACCTCAGTGCGCTATGGCGAAATCAGTTTTGTCTACCGTGAAGGTAATCAGCAATACAGCTACAACGACCAACTAGGGTTGGTTAAGGTTAAATAA
- the csy2 gene encoding type I-F CRISPR-associated protein Csy2, whose product MNVLILPHLKIHNANALSSPFTIGFPAMTAWLGFVHALERKLSQAGLSDLMLHSAAVVSHRCDVQTHKGEGDFVHSIIGTGNPLDKDGSRSAFIEEARCHLDVSLVIEWSGNEEQVQQPEFTEQLQAVIATMKVAGGDVLSIGKPSIKSVITEQDTAQVLRQLMPGYVLIERRDLMLEAMKQGADALDALLGYLTVHHHCEQLEDQSVVWHSQRKTSGWIVPIATGFQGISPLGTAKNQRDPSVPHRFAESVVTLGEFVMAHKIKHLDDILWQYNPDLENGLYLCQQVNAINEHQ is encoded by the coding sequence ATGAATGTATTGATTTTACCGCATCTTAAAATTCACAACGCCAATGCACTTTCAAGCCCGTTTACCATTGGCTTTCCGGCCATGACGGCATGGCTAGGCTTTGTACATGCCTTAGAGCGCAAGCTCAGCCAAGCAGGGTTATCCGATCTCATGCTGCATAGTGCTGCTGTAGTGAGCCACAGGTGTGATGTACAGACTCATAAAGGCGAAGGTGACTTTGTTCATTCAATTATCGGTACTGGCAATCCACTTGATAAGGATGGTTCACGCTCGGCATTTATCGAGGAAGCACGCTGTCATTTAGATGTGTCCCTTGTCATTGAGTGGAGTGGCAATGAAGAGCAAGTTCAGCAGCCAGAGTTTACCGAGCAGTTACAAGCAGTGATCGCGACGATGAAAGTCGCAGGGGGCGACGTTCTTTCCATTGGGAAGCCCTCAATTAAATCTGTGATTACGGAACAGGATACTGCTCAAGTCCTACGCCAATTAATGCCAGGTTATGTGCTGATTGAACGCCGCGATTTAATGCTTGAAGCAATGAAACAAGGCGCTGACGCCTTAGATGCGCTGCTGGGTTACCTCACCGTACACCACCATTGTGAGCAGCTTGAAGACCAAAGTGTTGTTTGGCATAGCCAGCGCAAGACGAGTGGCTGGATTGTGCCGATTGCCACTGGATTTCAGGGCATTTCACCATTAGGTACGGCTAAAAATCAGCGCGATCCATCAGTGCCACATCGCTTTGCCGAAAGTGTGGTCACACTGGGTGAATTTGTCATGGCGCACAAAATCAAACATCTCGATGACATCCTTTGGCAATACAACCCTGATTTGGAAAACGGTCTTTACCTTTGTCAGCAAGTTAACGCTATCAACGAACATCAATAA
- the cas6f gene encoding type I-F CRISPR-associated endoribonuclease Cas6/Csy4 gives MNYYQEITLLPDADIALGFLWQNVFQQVHIALVEHKVASNQSLVAVGFPDYRQAKFPLGAKLRLFAKEQATLEKLAIHRWLTRLEDYVHIKGIKPVPNDVTYVSFVRKQVKSPERIERDMQQKAELWAAKSGKPLVECLADLRQSKPTALCSLPFIYLHSQQTKQRSPEKNSKFPLFIQMQQQSTSQDGGFDCYGLSSKANGQSALATVPHF, from the coding sequence ATGAACTACTACCAAGAGATCACGTTATTGCCAGACGCCGACATTGCCTTGGGTTTTCTTTGGCAAAACGTTTTTCAACAAGTGCACATTGCTTTGGTGGAGCACAAAGTGGCCAGCAACCAATCTCTGGTTGCGGTCGGTTTTCCTGATTATCGTCAAGCAAAGTTTCCGCTCGGCGCAAAGCTGCGTCTCTTTGCAAAAGAGCAAGCGACATTGGAAAAGTTAGCTATCCACCGCTGGCTAACTCGGCTAGAAGACTATGTGCACATCAAAGGGATCAAACCCGTACCAAACGATGTAACTTACGTAAGCTTTGTACGCAAGCAGGTGAAATCGCCCGAACGAATAGAACGGGATATGCAGCAAAAAGCCGAACTATGGGCAGCAAAATCTGGCAAACCGCTGGTGGAATGTCTAGCGGATTTGCGACAAAGCAAGCCGACAGCATTGTGCTCTTTGCCGTTTATTTACTTGCATAGCCAGCAAACCAAGCAACGCTCACCAGAAAAAAATAGCAAGTTTCCGCTGTTTATTCAGATGCAGCAGCAAAGTACATCACAAGATGGGGGCTTCGATTGCTATGGTTTGAGTAGCAAAGCGAATGGCCAATCAGCATTGGCTACCGTACCGCACTTTTAA
- the cas1f gene encoding type I-F CRISPR-associated endonuclease Cas1f has translation MDDLSPSDLKVILYSKRANMYYLEYCRVMQKDGRVLYLTEADKENLYFNIPIANTTVLMLGNGTSITQAAMRMLTQAGVLVGFCGGGGTPLHMACEVEWFTPQSEYRPTEYLQGWLSFWFDDEKRLAAAKQFQNARIDYLQRVWRSDRELTLEKFNLQDEVINQSLDTFHQRTEAASKPADLLLTEAHLTKALYKYAANNTGKQGFTRQHQPDKKCTDKANDFLNHGNYLAYGLAASCLWVLGIPHGFAVMHGKTRRGALVFDVADLIKDAIVLPWAFVCAKENASEQEFRQQILQAFIEHKALDFMFDTVKHVALQGKEEEEREAHQL, from the coding sequence ATGGACGATCTCTCACCCTCTGATCTTAAAGTCATCCTGTACTCAAAGCGCGCCAATATGTATTACTTGGAATATTGCCGCGTGATGCAAAAAGATGGCCGCGTGCTCTACTTGACCGAAGCCGACAAAGAAAACCTCTACTTCAATATTCCGATTGCCAACACCACCGTACTCATGCTTGGCAACGGTACTTCAATTACTCAAGCCGCCATGCGCATGCTCACACAGGCTGGCGTATTGGTCGGGTTTTGTGGCGGCGGCGGTACGCCACTGCACATGGCTTGCGAGGTGGAATGGTTCACGCCGCAGAGCGAATACCGCCCGACAGAATACTTACAAGGCTGGCTCTCATTCTGGTTTGATGATGAAAAGCGCTTGGCCGCCGCCAAACAATTTCAAAACGCACGGATTGATTACTTGCAACGCGTTTGGCGATCAGACCGAGAGTTAACGCTTGAGAAATTTAATCTGCAAGATGAAGTAATAAACCAATCCCTTGATACCTTCCACCAACGTACTGAAGCCGCGAGTAAACCAGCCGATCTGCTGCTCACTGAAGCGCACCTGACCAAAGCCCTGTACAAATACGCCGCCAATAACACAGGCAAACAAGGTTTTACGCGCCAGCATCAGCCGGATAAAAAATGCACAGACAAAGCCAACGATTTTCTCAATCACGGCAACTATTTAGCCTACGGGCTTGCGGCAAGCTGCTTGTGGGTGCTTGGTATTCCGCACGGCTTTGCCGTCATGCATGGCAAAACCCGCCGTGGTGCCTTGGTATTTGATGTCGCGGACTTAATCAAAGATGCGATTGTGCTGCCGTGGGCTTTTGTTTGCGCCAAAGAGAACGCCAGCGAACAAGAGTTTCGCCAACAAATTCTGCAAGCCTTTATCGAACACAAAGCGCTCGACTTCATGTTCGACACAGTGAAACACGTCGCACTGCAAGGCAAAGAGGAAGAAGAGCGCGAGGCACACCAATTATGA
- a CDS encoding type I-F CRISPR-associated protein Csy1, protein MEGSRVLDPAIAAFFAERKEAWLKKNISAAMSDTEVLEKQQECEQNFLLDNWLPDAARRIGSRALTTHPSKFSHPSTGVGKTNIKDGTFVSPVLFEGNQRNDGFVRSGNVRFDLTDSVGDAGALAAEDFLRVTLSDGMSVLKHIESETKVARALLTVKGVDYEQLRSSFLAIKSTSEGISTNSKIKQVYFPVADQQYHLLSLLTHSGHLFELRQRLDALRFSNEANEARERKKVNRFHPVGYQETFGLTTIGFGGTKPANISVLNNKFAGKAHLLASIPPELTPRDIRLPRTDFFKESFTAWQAKEVLEALHRLFQTDYNNVNLRDGRDYRIQQYVDLVIEKMWQVRLFLEAYSGELSSALPLEQKIWLYPEFADLRHQEDEWLDKITRHIARGLINHYSRSKVITSPITLADQELLAIEKVVASNKENLR, encoded by the coding sequence ATGGAGGGGAGTCGCGTGTTAGATCCAGCAATAGCTGCCTTTTTTGCGGAGCGTAAAGAAGCATGGCTAAAGAAAAACATCAGTGCAGCAATGTCTGATACAGAAGTATTGGAAAAACAACAGGAGTGTGAGCAAAACTTTCTATTAGACAATTGGTTGCCTGATGCGGCGCGTAGAATAGGTAGTAGGGCGTTAACTACTCATCCAAGTAAATTTAGCCATCCAAGTACAGGTGTTGGAAAAACAAATATTAAGGATGGCACATTTGTATCTCCTGTATTATTTGAAGGAAATCAACGTAATGATGGTTTTGTCAGATCTGGCAATGTGAGATTTGATTTGACTGATTCAGTTGGAGACGCTGGCGCGTTGGCCGCTGAAGATTTTCTTCGCGTTACTCTTTCTGATGGTATGAGTGTTCTTAAACACATCGAGTCTGAAACTAAAGTAGCTAGAGCGCTTTTAACAGTTAAAGGTGTTGACTATGAACAACTCCGGTCAAGCTTCTTAGCTATTAAAAGTACAAGTGAAGGAATATCTACGAACTCAAAAATCAAGCAGGTTTATTTTCCGGTCGCAGATCAGCAGTACCACTTACTTTCTTTATTGACCCATTCAGGGCACTTATTTGAGCTCCGACAACGACTTGATGCCCTTCGATTTAGTAATGAAGCGAACGAGGCAAGAGAGCGTAAGAAAGTAAATCGGTTTCATCCCGTTGGTTACCAAGAAACCTTTGGCCTAACCACGATAGGATTTGGTGGAACTAAACCCGCAAATATAAGTGTGTTAAACAATAAATTTGCAGGTAAAGCACATTTACTAGCCTCTATTCCACCGGAGTTAACACCTCGCGATATTCGTCTGCCGAGAACGGATTTTTTCAAAGAGAGTTTTACCGCTTGGCAAGCCAAAGAGGTGCTTGAAGCGCTGCATCGACTCTTTCAAACCGACTACAACAACGTCAATCTCCGCGATGGCCGTGACTATCGCATTCAGCAATACGTTGATTTGGTGATTGAAAAAATGTGGCAAGTACGCCTGTTTCTTGAAGCGTATTCCGGTGAATTATCGAGTGCGTTGCCTTTGGAGCAAAAAATTTGGCTTTATCCGGAGTTTGCTGATCTGCGTCATCAAGAAGATGAGTGGCTCGATAAAATCACTCGCCACATTGCCCGTGGCTTAATCAACCACTACAGCCGCAGCAAAGTGATCACAAGCCCCATTACTCTGGCTGATCAAGAGCTGTTGGCGATTGAAAAGGTGGTGGCCAGCAATAAGGAGAACTTGCGATGA
- the csy3 gene encoding type I-F CRISPR-associated protein Csy3, with protein sequence MAKNNDTASVLAFEKKLVPSDGYLFGCQWETKAQATPLALQEKSVRGTISNRLKSAVKNDPAKLNAEVEKANLQRVDACALGQDHDTLKLHFTLKVLGGLAQPSACNNALFKQSYSTAVSKYITQYGCFELAKRYATNLANARFLWRNRVGAEEIEVQVKALNKEAEQAWTFNAKQFSTKHFDHNDSQINSLADRIAQALASETDHLMLQIDCYAKVGKAQEVYPSEELVLDKGNSKTKKSKILYAVNEHAAMHSQKIGNALRSIDTWYPDYASEEQSAGAIAIEPYGAVTNLGKAFRTPKDKQDFYTFFDKWARGESLPREEDEHYVMAVLVRGGVFGESDK encoded by the coding sequence ATGGCTAAAAATAACGACACCGCATCAGTACTCGCATTTGAAAAAAAATTAGTCCCATCTGACGGCTACCTCTTTGGATGTCAGTGGGAAACCAAAGCGCAAGCCACTCCATTAGCCTTGCAAGAAAAATCAGTGCGCGGCACCATTTCCAACCGTTTAAAATCCGCAGTGAAAAACGATCCCGCTAAGCTGAATGCGGAAGTTGAAAAAGCAAATTTACAGCGGGTAGATGCCTGTGCCTTGGGGCAGGATCACGATACTTTGAAGCTACATTTCACTCTCAAAGTATTAGGGGGGCTTGCCCAACCTTCTGCGTGTAACAATGCGCTATTCAAACAGAGCTACAGCACTGCGGTTTCAAAGTACATTACCCAATATGGCTGTTTTGAATTGGCGAAACGCTATGCCACCAACCTTGCTAATGCCCGTTTCTTATGGCGCAACCGCGTTGGCGCAGAAGAGATTGAAGTACAAGTCAAGGCATTGAACAAAGAGGCTGAGCAGGCGTGGACTTTTAATGCTAAGCAATTCAGTACTAAACATTTTGATCATAACGATTCACAGATCAATAGTTTGGCCGACAGAATTGCTCAGGCACTGGCCAGCGAAACAGATCATTTGATGTTGCAAATTGACTGCTACGCTAAGGTCGGTAAAGCCCAAGAAGTTTACCCCAGTGAAGAGTTAGTGCTGGATAAAGGCAACAGCAAAACCAAGAAAAGTAAAATCCTGTATGCGGTTAATGAGCATGCTGCGATGCACTCACAAAAAATTGGTAACGCACTGCGTTCCATTGATACTTGGTACCCAGATTACGCATCTGAGGAGCAAAGTGCGGGAGCCATTGCGATTGAACCCTATGGCGCTGTCACCAATTTAGGAAAGGCGTTCCGCACCCCGAAAGATAAGCAAGATTTTTACACTTTCTTTGATAAATGGGCGCGTGGTGAAAGCTTGCCCCGTGAAGAAGATGAGCATTACGTCATGGCGGTATTGGTGCGTGGTGGTGTGTTTGGCGAAAGTGACAAATAG
- a CDS encoding WYL domain-containing protein, whose translation MLALWQGYIRNKDLVDQFSITRQQAYQDIRAYQKDYPERLKKMASGPYQFSTQYLSEAPKNSLERYLQWLSSGQFYAPQSSINTALGEYCSVPQRYVAPQVIAALTEAIRQQKRVELGYVSLSNPEWEGRIFHPHTFVKTGLRWHVRGYCEKSQDYRDLVLSRCRGDAELLDASEHTKEDDRVWNTQVDLIFAPDPRLNDEQKEVIAHDYQMENGQLRITTRAALVDYLLKEMQVKTHYLEGTPEAQQLILVNPRDVKPWLFER comes from the coding sequence ATGCTTGCCTTGTGGCAAGGCTATATTCGCAACAAAGATCTGGTCGATCAATTTTCGATTACCCGTCAACAAGCCTATCAGGATATTCGAGCCTACCAAAAAGATTATCCTGAACGATTAAAGAAGATGGCTTCAGGTCCTTATCAATTTAGCACTCAATATCTATCCGAAGCCCCCAAAAACTCACTAGAGCGTTATTTACAGTGGTTAAGCTCAGGTCAGTTTTATGCGCCTCAGTCATCAATTAATACCGCGCTGGGTGAATACTGCTCAGTTCCACAGCGCTATGTTGCGCCACAGGTTATTGCAGCGTTAACGGAGGCGATTCGCCAGCAAAAACGTGTTGAGCTTGGGTATGTTTCATTGTCCAATCCCGAATGGGAGGGAAGAATTTTTCACCCCCATACCTTTGTCAAAACTGGTTTACGTTGGCATGTCCGTGGTTACTGTGAAAAATCACAGGACTACCGCGATTTGGTCTTAAGTCGCTGCCGTGGTGATGCTGAGTTGCTCGATGCTTCTGAGCATACCAAAGAGGATGATCGGGTTTGGAATACGCAGGTGGATTTAATTTTCGCCCCTGATCCACGTTTAAATGACGAGCAAAAAGAAGTCATCGCCCACGATTACCAAATGGAAAACGGACAACTGCGTATAACCACACGCGCCGCATTGGTTGATTACCTGCTCAAAGAGATGCAAGTCAAAACCCACTATCTCGAAGGCACGCCAGAAGCCCAACAACTGATTTTGGTTAATCCACGCGACGTCAAACCTTGGTTATTTGAACGTTAA